The following proteins are co-located in the Pseudomonas cavernae genome:
- the ctaD gene encoding cytochrome c oxidase subunit I has translation MNAATESGHVGLADTGHDHHHGPAKGLMRWVLTTNHKDIGTLYLWFSFAMFLLGGSMAMVIRAELFQPGLQIVQPEFFNQMTTMHGLIMVFGAVMPAFVGLANWMIPLMVGAPDMALPRMNNFSFWLLPAAFGLLISTLFSAGGGPDFGWTFYAPLSTTYAPESVTYFIFAIHLMGISSIMGAINVIATILNLRAPGMTLMKMPLFVWTWLITAFLLIAVMPVLAGCVTMMLMDIHFGTSFFSAAGGGDPVLFQHVFWFFGHPEVYIMILPAFGAVSSIIPAFSRKPLFGYTSMVYATASIAFLSFIVWAHHMFVVGIPLVGELFFMYATLLIAVPTGVKVFNWASTMWQGSLTFETPMLFAVAFVILFTIGGFSGLMLAIAPADFQYHDTYFVVAHFHYVLVPGAIFGIFASAYYWLPKWTGHMYDETLGKLHFWMSFIGMNMAFFPMHFVGLAGMPRRIPDYNLQFADFNMISSIGAFMFGATQLLFLFIVIKCIRGGQPAPAKPWDGAEGLEWAVPSPAPYHTFVTPPEVK, from the coding sequence ATGAACGCAGCGACCGAATCGGGCCACGTCGGCCTCGCCGATACCGGGCATGATCACCACCACGGCCCGGCCAAGGGCCTAATGCGCTGGGTGCTGACCACCAACCACAAGGACATCGGCACCCTGTACCTGTGGTTCAGCTTCGCCATGTTCCTGCTGGGCGGCAGCATGGCCATGGTGATCCGCGCCGAGCTGTTTCAGCCGGGTCTGCAGATCGTGCAGCCGGAATTCTTCAACCAGATGACCACCATGCACGGCCTGATCATGGTCTTCGGCGCGGTGATGCCGGCCTTCGTGGGCCTGGCCAACTGGATGATCCCGCTGATGGTCGGTGCGCCGGACATGGCCCTGCCGCGGATGAACAACTTCAGCTTCTGGCTGCTGCCAGCGGCCTTTGGCCTGCTGATCAGTACCCTGTTCAGCGCCGGCGGTGGGCCGGACTTCGGCTGGACCTTCTACGCGCCGCTGTCCACCACCTACGCGCCGGAAAGCGTCACCTACTTCATCTTCGCCATCCACCTGATGGGCATTAGCTCGATCATGGGCGCGATCAACGTGATCGCTACCATCCTCAACCTGCGCGCCCCCGGCATGACCCTGATGAAGATGCCGCTGTTCGTCTGGACCTGGCTGATCACCGCCTTCCTGCTGATCGCGGTAATGCCGGTGCTGGCTGGCTGCGTGACCATGATGCTGATGGACATCCACTTCGGCACCAGCTTCTTCAGCGCCGCCGGCGGCGGTGACCCGGTGCTGTTCCAGCACGTGTTCTGGTTCTTCGGCCATCCCGAGGTGTACATCATGATCCTGCCGGCCTTCGGCGCGGTCAGCTCGATCATCCCGGCGTTCTCGCGCAAGCCGCTGTTCGGCTACACCTCGATGGTCTACGCCACCGCGTCGATCGCCTTCCTGTCGTTCATCGTCTGGGCGCACCACATGTTCGTGGTCGGCATTCCGCTGGTCGGTGAGCTGTTCTTCATGTACGCCACCCTGCTGATCGCCGTGCCCACCGGGGTGAAGGTGTTCAACTGGGCGAGCACCATGTGGCAAGGCTCGCTGACCTTCGAGACGCCGATGCTGTTCGCGGTGGCGTTCGTCATCCTCTTCACCATCGGCGGCTTCTCCGGGTTGATGCTGGCCATCGCCCCGGCGGACTTCCAGTACCACGACACCTACTTCGTGGTCGCCCACTTCCACTACGTGCTGGTACCCGGGGCGATCTTCGGCATCTTCGCCTCGGCCTACTACTGGCTGCCGAAGTGGACCGGGCACATGTACGACGAGACCCTGGGCAAGCTGCATTTCTGGATGAGCTTCATCGGCATGAACATGGCCTTCTTCCCCATGCACTTCGTCGGCCTGGCCGGCATGCCGCGGCGAATTCCGGACTACAACCTGCAGTTCGCCGACTTCAACATGATCTCGTCGATCGGCGCGTTCATGTTCGGGGCGACCCAACTGCTGTTTCTGTTCATCGTCATCAAGTGCATCCGTGGCGGCCAGCCGGCGCCGGCCAAGCCTTGGGACGGGGCCGAGGGCCTAGAGTGGGCGGTGCCCTCGCCGGCGCCCTACCACACCTTCGTGACGCCACCGGAAGTGAAGTGA
- a CDS encoding twin transmembrane helix small protein, whose amino-acid sequence MLKAAIVLMLLATVASLFSGLFFLVKDEGHGSRVVNALTLRVILAGLTLALIAWGFYSGQLVSHATW is encoded by the coding sequence ATGCTCAAGGCTGCAATCGTCCTCATGCTGCTGGCCACCGTGGCGAGCCTGTTCAGTGGCCTGTTCTTCCTGGTCAAGGACGAGGGCCACGGCTCGCGCGTGGTCAATGCCCTGACCCTGCGGGTGATTCTCGCCGGTCTGACCCTGGCGCTGATCGCCTGGGGCTTCTACAGCGGCCAACTGGTCAGCCATGCCACCTGGTAG
- a CDS encoding cytochrome c oxidase assembly protein, translating to MSAALSTRSLIKRLLLLVVVMFAFGFALVPIYDAMCKAFGINGKTGGAFTGTQTVDEQRQVRVQFLATNAADMVWDFKPKADDLVVHPGAVNEMLFIAHNPTDKPMTAQAIPSVVPSKAAAYFHKTECFCFTQQILQPGERIEMPVRFIVDRDLPKDVYHLTLGYTLFDVTARKPPVAKNGG from the coding sequence ATGAGCGCTGCGCTGAGTACCCGGAGCCTGATCAAGCGCCTGCTGTTGCTGGTGGTGGTGATGTTCGCCTTCGGCTTTGCCCTGGTGCCGATCTACGACGCGATGTGCAAGGCGTTCGGCATCAACGGCAAGACCGGCGGCGCCTTCACCGGTACGCAGACGGTGGACGAGCAGCGCCAGGTACGCGTGCAGTTTCTCGCCACCAATGCCGCGGACATGGTCTGGGACTTCAAGCCGAAGGCGGACGATCTGGTTGTGCACCCGGGGGCGGTCAACGAGATGCTGTTCATCGCCCACAACCCGACTGACAAGCCGATGACCGCCCAAGCGATTCCCAGTGTCGTGCCGTCCAAGGCGGCCGCGTATTTCCACAAGACCGAGTGTTTCTGCTTCACCCAGCAGATCCTGCAGCCGGGTGAGCGGATCGAAATGCCAGTGCGTTTCATCGTCGACCGCGATCTGCCCAAGGATGTTTACCACCTGACCCTCGGATACACGCTGTTCGACGTCACTGCCCGCAAACCGCCCGTTGCCAAGAACGGCGGCTGA
- the coxB gene encoding cytochrome c oxidase subunit II — translation MMRHPRVWMGLLLWSIFSQAQAAWDVNMAPGVTAVSHAVFDLHMTIFWICAVIGVLVFGAMFWSMIVHRRSTGQQAAHFHESTTVEILWTVVPFVILLVMAIPATKTLIDIYDTSESDVDVQVTGYQWKWHYKYLGQDVEFFSNLTTPAEQINNQAPKDENYLLEVDQPLVVPVGAKVRFLITSADVIHSWWVPALAVKRDAIPGFVNEAWSRIEKPGLFRGQCAELCGKDHGFMPIVVEAKSKEDFATWLAERKEEALKLKELTSKEWTLDELVARGDKVYHTSCAACHQPEGQGLPPMFPALKGSKIATGPIADHLNIVFHGKPGTSMAAFGKQLSEVDIAAVVTYERNAWGNNKGDMVTPQDVLALKQAEEQ, via the coding sequence ATGATGCGACATCCACGAGTCTGGATGGGACTCTTGTTGTGGTCGATATTCAGCCAGGCGCAGGCAGCCTGGGACGTGAATATGGCGCCGGGTGTTACGGCCGTCAGCCACGCAGTCTTCGATTTGCACATGACCATTTTCTGGATCTGCGCCGTCATCGGCGTGCTGGTCTTCGGTGCGATGTTCTGGTCGATGATCGTTCATCGGCGCTCCACCGGTCAGCAAGCCGCGCATTTCCATGAAAGCACCACGGTGGAAATTCTCTGGACCGTGGTGCCCTTCGTCATCTTGTTGGTGATGGCGATTCCGGCGACCAAAACGCTGATTGATATCTACGACACCAGCGAGTCGGACGTGGATGTCCAGGTCACCGGCTACCAGTGGAAGTGGCACTACAAGTACCTGGGCCAGGATGTCGAGTTCTTCAGCAACCTGACCACGCCGGCCGAGCAGATTAACAACCAGGCGCCGAAAGACGAAAACTACCTGCTGGAAGTCGACCAGCCGCTGGTGGTGCCGGTGGGCGCCAAGGTGCGCTTTCTGATTACCTCCGCCGATGTCATCCACTCCTGGTGGGTGCCGGCGCTGGCGGTCAAGCGTGACGCCATCCCCGGCTTCGTCAACGAGGCCTGGTCGCGCATCGAAAAGCCCGGCCTGTTCCGTGGCCAGTGCGCCGAACTGTGCGGCAAGGACCATGGCTTCATGCCGATAGTGGTGGAAGCCAAATCCAAGGAAGACTTCGCCACCTGGCTGGCCGAGCGCAAAGAAGAGGCGCTCAAGCTCAAGGAGCTGACCAGCAAGGAATGGACCCTGGACGAACTGGTCGCGCGCGGCGACAAGGTCTACCACACCTCCTGCGCGGCCTGTCACCAGCCTGAAGGCCAGGGCCTGCCGCCGATGTTCCCGGCGCTCAAGGGCTCGAAGATCGCCACCGGGCCAATAGCAGATCACCTCAATATCGTCTTCCACGGCAAGCCCGGCACGTCCATGGCGGCGTTCGGCAAGCAGCTGTCGGAAGTCGATATCGCCGCCGTCGTCACCTACGAACGCAACGCCTGGGGCAACAACAAGGGCGACATGGTGACCCCGCAAGATGTGCTGGCCCTGAAACAGGCGGAGGAGCAATGA
- a CDS encoding SURF1 family protein codes for MSRFRPDLLPTLVVLALLPLLIGLGFWQLARAEDKRALLASYEARRSAPASDLNRLEHSTDPAYRRVRLHGHFDAQYSLLLDNRMRDGRAGVELLQPFYDQASNLWLLLNRGWLPWPDRRIAPAFTTPPGTQELEAWIYVPLGAAFQLHADRPGGAWPRLITAVEPRALWQQLGRAGLPYELRIQPGLAAYRADWPVVAMAPEKHQAYAVQWFALAAALCGLFIYFGLHNARENQHGRRHESSHQHS; via the coding sequence ATGAGCCGTTTCCGTCCCGACCTGCTGCCGACCCTGGTGGTCCTGGCGCTGTTGCCACTGCTGATCGGCCTGGGCTTCTGGCAGCTCGCCCGCGCCGAGGACAAGCGTGCCCTGCTGGCCAGCTACGAGGCGCGTCGCAGTGCCCCGGCCAGCGATCTCAACCGGCTGGAACACAGCACCGATCCGGCCTACCGGCGCGTGCGTCTGCACGGCCATTTCGATGCGCAGTACAGCCTGCTGCTGGACAACCGCATGCGCGATGGCCGGGCCGGCGTCGAGCTGTTGCAACCCTTCTACGATCAGGCCAGCAATCTCTGGCTGCTGCTCAACCGCGGCTGGCTGCCCTGGCCGGATCGGCGCATTGCACCAGCCTTCACCACGCCGCCGGGCACCCAGGAGCTAGAGGCCTGGATCTATGTACCGCTCGGCGCGGCCTTCCAGCTGCATGCCGATCGCCCAGGTGGCGCCTGGCCGCGGCTGATCACCGCGGTCGAGCCGCGGGCGCTGTGGCAGCAACTGGGCCGGGCCGGCCTGCCTTACGAACTGCGTATCCAGCCGGGGCTGGCGGCCTACCGCGCCGACTGGCCGGTGGTGGCCATGGCGCCGGAAAAACATCAGGCCTATGCCGTGCAGTGGTTCGCCCTGGCGGCGGCGTTGTGCGGCTTGTTCATCTACTTCGGACTACACAATGCACGGGAGAATCAGCATGGGCGTCGCCATGAATCCAGCCACCAACACAGCTGA
- a CDS encoding COX15/CtaA family protein — MRKPGFRIAVLATLLAVVVVLLGAYTRLTHAGLGCPDWPGCYGFIGVPQSDVQLAHAEQHFPDAPVEAHKGWNEMVHRYFAGSLGLLILGLAVHALRRRGREQQPLKLPLLLLAVVIAQAAFGMWTVTLKLWPQVVTAHLLGGFTTLALLFLLSLRLSGAFASLSALPSRLRQLAALGLALVIGQIALGGWVSSNYAAVACIDLPTCHGQWWPAMDFANGFHLSQHIGPNYLGGQLDSEARTAIHLTHRLGALVVSLALLGLAWQLWRHGLGKLAGLLLLALAVQISLGVSNVLLHLPLPVAVAHNGGGAALLLMLVLINYRLRAPTAKRAAQPLDNGSTATRLHSGNAA; from the coding sequence ATGCGCAAGCCCGGATTTCGCATTGCCGTGCTCGCCACTTTGTTGGCGGTGGTGGTGGTGCTGCTCGGTGCCTACACCCGCCTGACCCATGCCGGCCTCGGCTGTCCGGACTGGCCGGGCTGCTACGGCTTCATCGGCGTACCGCAGAGCGACGTGCAGCTGGCCCATGCCGAACAGCACTTCCCCGATGCGCCGGTGGAAGCGCACAAGGGCTGGAACGAGATGGTCCACCGTTATTTCGCCGGCAGCCTCGGCCTGCTGATTCTCGGCCTCGCGGTGCATGCCCTGCGGCGCCGCGGCCGCGAGCAGCAGCCGCTGAAACTGCCGCTGCTGCTGCTCGCTGTGGTGATCGCCCAGGCCGCCTTCGGCATGTGGACGGTGACCCTGAAACTCTGGCCGCAGGTGGTCACCGCCCACCTGCTCGGCGGCTTCACCACCCTGGCGCTGCTGTTCCTCCTCAGCCTGCGCCTGTCCGGCGCCTTCGCCTCGTTGTCGGCCCTGCCGAGTCGCCTGCGGCAACTGGCGGCCCTGGGGCTGGCGCTGGTGATCGGCCAGATCGCCCTGGGTGGCTGGGTCAGCTCCAATTACGCGGCAGTGGCCTGCATCGATCTGCCGACCTGCCACGGCCAGTGGTGGCCGGCGATGGACTTCGCCAACGGCTTCCACCTGAGCCAGCACATCGGCCCCAACTACCTCGGCGGCCAGCTCGACAGTGAGGCGCGCACCGCCATCCACCTGACCCACCGCCTCGGTGCGCTGGTCGTCAGCCTGGCGTTGCTCGGCCTGGCCTGGCAGCTCTGGCGCCACGGCCTGGGCAAGCTGGCCGGCCTGTTGCTGCTGGCTCTCGCTGTGCAGATCAGCCTCGGCGTCAGCAACGTGCTGCTGCACCTGCCGCTGCCGGTGGCGGTGGCGCACAACGGTGGCGGCGCCGCCCTGTTGCTGATGCTGGTGCTGATCAATTACCGCCTGCGCGCGCCAACGGCGAAGCGTGCGGCGCAACCGCTCGATAACGGCTCCACGGCGACCCGGCTGCACTCCGGCAACGCCGCCTGA
- the cyoE gene encoding heme o synthase, protein MATLLREHQAHASWRDYLELTKPKVVVLMLITSLVGMFLATRAGVPWTVLLFGNLGIGLCAGGAAAVNHVVDRRIDSVMARTHKRPLAEGRVSPLAALSFALLLSVAGMLVLLTFTNELTAWLTLASLLGYAVLYTGFLKRATPQNIVIGGLAGAAPPLLGWVAVTGHLEPGAFLLVLIIFAWTPPHFWALAIHRKAEYAKANIPMLPVTHGEHYTKVHILLYTLVLLAVSLLPFAIHMSGLLYLASALLLGGRFLRWAWVLYRDSQPHAAINTFKYSIAYLFLLFIALLVDHYLLLSL, encoded by the coding sequence ATGGCCACTCTACTGCGCGAACATCAGGCCCACGCCAGCTGGCGCGACTATCTGGAGCTGACCAAGCCGAAGGTGGTGGTGCTGATGCTGATCACCTCGCTGGTCGGCATGTTCCTCGCCACCCGCGCCGGCGTGCCCTGGACCGTGCTGCTGTTCGGCAACCTGGGTATCGGCCTGTGTGCCGGCGGTGCGGCGGCGGTCAACCATGTGGTCGATCGGCGCATCGATTCGGTCATGGCGCGCACCCACAAACGGCCGCTGGCCGAGGGGCGGGTGTCGCCACTGGCGGCGCTGAGCTTCGCGCTGCTGCTGTCGGTCGCCGGCATGCTGGTGCTGCTGACCTTCACCAACGAGTTGACCGCCTGGCTGACCCTGGCCTCGCTGCTCGGCTATGCGGTGCTCTACACCGGCTTCCTCAAGCGCGCCACGCCGCAGAACATCGTCATCGGCGGGTTGGCCGGGGCGGCGCCGCCGCTGCTCGGCTGGGTGGCGGTCACCGGTCATCTGGAGCCGGGGGCGTTCCTGCTGGTGCTGATCATCTTCGCCTGGACCCCGCCGCACTTCTGGGCCCTGGCCATCCATCGCAAGGCGGAATACGCCAAGGCCAACATCCCGATGCTGCCGGTGACCCACGGCGAGCACTACACCAAGGTGCATATCCTGCTCTACACCCTGGTGCTGCTGGCGGTGAGCCTGTTGCCGTTCGCCATTCACATGAGCGGACTGCTCTATCTCGCCAGCGCCCTGCTGCTCGGCGGGCGCTTCCTGCGCTGGGCCTGGGTGCTGTACCGTGACAGTCAACCGCACGCGGCGATCAATACCTTCAAGTACTCTATTGCCTACTTGTTCCTGCTGTTTATCGCCCTACTTGTCGATCACTACCTGTTGCTGAGCCTATGA
- a CDS encoding SCO family protein has protein sequence MTRTQKTVFVLIALVTLVFGLTVYKVLDGRSQGDPAALIDAGIILLPQSRDLPALSLSNQDGQAVQVDELKGKWSLLFFGYTFCPDICPTTLAQLRELKGKLPPEALERLQVYLVSVDPQRDTPVQLKQYLGYFDPSFQGLTGELVNIQKLANAVSIPFIPADTRKPNYTVDHSGNLVIIGPDGTQRGFIRAPLNNQKLAVQLPQLLATDN, from the coding sequence ATGACCCGCACCCAGAAAACCGTCTTCGTTCTCATCGCTCTGGTCACCCTGGTATTCGGCCTGACCGTCTACAAGGTGCTCGATGGCCGCAGCCAGGGCGACCCGGCGGCGCTGATCGATGCCGGCATCATCCTCCTGCCGCAGAGCCGCGACCTGCCGGCGCTGAGCCTGAGCAATCAGGACGGCCAGGCGGTGCAAGTCGATGAATTGAAGGGCAAGTGGAGCCTGCTGTTCTTCGGCTACACCTTCTGCCCGGACATCTGCCCGACCACCCTCGCCCAGCTGCGCGAGCTCAAGGGCAAGCTGCCGCCGGAGGCGCTCGAACGCTTGCAGGTGTACCTGGTCAGCGTCGACCCGCAGCGCGACACGCCGGTGCAGCTCAAGCAATACCTGGGCTATTTCGATCCCAGCTTCCAGGGCCTGACCGGCGAGCTGGTCAACATCCAGAAGCTCGCCAACGCGGTGAGCATCCCGTTCATCCCGGCGGATACCCGCAAGCCCAACTACACCGTCGATCACAGCGGCAACCTGGTGATCATCGGTCCGGACGGCACTCAGCGCGGCTTCATTCGCGCGCCGTTAAACAACCAGAAGCTCGCCGTGCAGCTGCCGCAGTTGCTGGCGACGGACAACTAG
- a CDS encoding cytochrome c oxidase subunit 3: MATHEQYYVPAQSKWPIIATLGLLITVYGLGTWFNDLKAARPESHGPLIFFVGGLILAYMLFGWFGSVIKESRSGMYSSQMDRSFRWGMSWFIFSEVMFFAAFFGALFYVRTFAGPWLGGEGDKGVANMLWPNFQFAWPLLNNPDSKLFPPPSAVISPWELPLLNTVLLVSSSVTVTFAHHALRKNKRTPLKLWLALTILLGATFLFFQAEEYIHAYKELGLTLGSGIYGATFFMLTGFHGAHVTLGAIILTVMLVRILRGHFDPEHHFGFEAAAWYWHFVDVVWIGLFTFVYVL; encoded by the coding sequence ATGGCAACCCACGAGCAGTATTACGTTCCCGCGCAGAGCAAGTGGCCGATCATCGCCACCCTCGGCCTGCTGATCACGGTCTACGGTCTCGGTACCTGGTTCAACGACCTCAAGGCGGCGCGGCCGGAATCCCATGGCCCGCTGATCTTCTTCGTCGGCGGGCTGATCCTCGCCTACATGCTGTTCGGCTGGTTCGGCAGCGTGATCAAGGAAAGCCGCTCCGGTATGTACAGTTCGCAGATGGACCGCTCGTTCCGCTGGGGCATGAGCTGGTTCATCTTCTCCGAGGTGATGTTCTTCGCCGCCTTCTTCGGCGCGCTGTTCTACGTGCGCACCTTCGCCGGGCCCTGGCTCGGTGGCGAAGGTGACAAGGGTGTGGCCAACATGCTGTGGCCGAACTTCCAGTTCGCCTGGCCGCTGCTCAATAACCCGGATTCCAAGCTGTTCCCACCGCCCAGCGCGGTGATCTCGCCCTGGGAGTTGCCGCTGCTCAACACCGTGCTGCTGGTCAGCTCCAGCGTCACCGTGACCTTCGCCCACCACGCGCTGAGGAAGAACAAACGCACACCTTTGAAGCTCTGGCTGGCATTGACCATCCTGCTCGGCGCCACCTTCCTGTTCTTCCAGGCCGAGGAATACATCCACGCCTACAAGGAGCTCGGTCTGACCCTCGGCTCGGGCATCTACGGCGCCACCTTCTTCATGCTCACCGGTTTCCACGGCGCCCACGTGACGCTTGGGGCGATCATCCTGACAGTGATGCTGGTCCGCATCCTGCGCGGACACTTCGATCCCGAGCATCACTTCGGCTTCGAGGCCGCCGCCTGGTACTGGCACTTCGTCGATGTGGTCTGGATCGGCTTGTTTACCTTCGTTTACGTGCTGTAA
- a CDS encoding IS110 family transposase — protein sequence MSSIVGIDIAKHSFDIATLQTNGKYRTKAKLANSAAGFQVLQEWLQQYAEPGAWLVMEATGTYHEALAEHLHGLGYRVCVMNPAQLASYARSQLQRVKTDQVDAKLMASYGQRHVDELRAWQPEPPAIRRLRALVRRLQDLKEIEQMERNRLDVADASVQDSIRSVLEHVEQQIAETLQAIRAHIDDDPGLRGKRDLLVSIDGIGEQTAALLLAELGDPLQFKNARAITAFAGLNPKLQESGQHKGHVRISRVGSARLRTGLYMPAVVSLTHNPAIKALAQRLRARGKAGKQIVCAAMRKLLHIAYGVLKSGQPFDARLALAH from the coding sequence ATGTCCAGCATCGTCGGCATCGACATCGCCAAGCACAGTTTCGACATCGCCACCCTGCAAACCAACGGTAAGTACCGCACTAAGGCCAAGTTGGCCAACAGCGCCGCCGGTTTCCAGGTACTCCAGGAGTGGCTGCAGCAGTACGCCGAGCCGGGTGCCTGGCTCGTGATGGAGGCCACCGGCACCTATCACGAGGCGCTGGCCGAGCACCTGCACGGCCTGGGCTACCGGGTCTGTGTGATGAATCCCGCGCAGCTTGCCAGCTACGCCCGGAGCCAGCTGCAGCGGGTCAAGACGGACCAGGTCGACGCCAAGCTGATGGCCAGCTACGGCCAGCGGCACGTGGATGAGTTACGCGCCTGGCAGCCCGAGCCACCGGCGATACGCCGCCTGCGCGCGTTGGTGCGGCGTCTGCAGGACCTCAAGGAGATCGAGCAGATGGAGCGCAATCGCCTGGATGTCGCCGATGCCAGCGTGCAGGATTCGATCCGTTCGGTGCTGGAGCATGTCGAGCAGCAGATTGCCGAGACCCTGCAGGCCATCCGGGCACACATCGATGACGATCCGGGCCTGCGCGGTAAGCGCGATCTGCTGGTCAGCATCGATGGCATCGGCGAGCAGACGGCCGCCTTGCTCCTGGCGGAGCTGGGCGATCCGCTACAGTTCAAGAATGCCCGGGCGATCACCGCGTTCGCCGGGTTGAACCCGAAGCTGCAGGAGTCGGGCCAGCACAAGGGCCACGTGCGCATCTCCCGCGTGGGCTCGGCTCGTCTGCGCACCGGCCTGTACATGCCGGCGGTCGTCTCGCTGACCCACAATCCGGCCATCAAAGCCCTGGCACAGCGCCTGCGAGCCCGCGGCAAAGCCGGCAAGCAGATCGTCTGCGCGGCGATGCGCAAACTGCTGCACATCGCCTATGGCGTACTCAAGTCGGGCCAACCCTTTGATGCTCGCCTGGCCCTTGCCCACTGA